AAGAAAGTGTGGAAACGACAAGGATTTTGGTATTTTTTGTCAGCGCTTACTTATATGCCATTTATTTTGTTTCTGTATCCTTGGCCCTATGTAGCCGGGTTTTTGGACTACTATGTTTTCAGAAAAAGAAACGCCCAATGGATCAAAACTCCGAGGACAAGGGACTAGGGGATAAGGAAGCCAGGCTTGCGTAAAATGTCTAATGTCTAATGACCAAACCAAAACCCAGATTTTATTTTTTGATACTGTTTAGACTTTAAATATCGGATATTGAAAATTAAAAAAACTGCTCATTTGAGCAGTTTTTTAGTATCCCTAGTTAACTCTTTCTACATATTCGCCAGTATCAGAATTTATTCTTATAGTATCGCCTTCTTTTATAAAAAGGGGAACGTTAATTTCGTAGCCAGTTTCTATTTTTACGGTTTTCATGGCTCCGGTAGCCGTATTGCCCTTTATAGCTGGCATAGCTTCGGTGACCAACATTTCTACCTTGGGAGCAATTTTAAAATCAAATATTTTCTCATCAATGCTCATAAGGCTGACGGGTATTTTTTCTTTCATAAAATGAATGCGGTTGCCGGCTGTTTCCAAAGGCAAGGTTATTCTTTCATTGGTTTTGGGGTCTTGAAACACAACATTGTTCCTGTCGTGGTAGACATAATTAGCGTTTCTATATTCCAAATCCATTTCATCGAATTGTTCTCCGGACTTGAAATTACGGTCCAGCACTTTACCGCTGATAAGGTGTTTAAGCTTTGTTTGGGTAAAGGAGGAGCCCTTTCCGGGTTTAACGAAAGCTACATCTACAATTTGGAAAGGTTCGTTATTAACCTTAATAACCATGCCTTTCTTAAAATCATTGGGACCAAGCATAGATAATATTTTTATTTTTTTATACCTGACTGGTGGGAAAATCTAAATATTCCCGTAAATCAGACAAGCCCAATAGTAACATAAAAAGTCGGTCTAGTCCAACAGCTATGCCGCTTGTAGGCGGTAAGCCTATTTTCAAAGCTTCGATTAAGTCATTATCTAAAGGAAAAACTTCTTTGCCGATTTTTCTTCTTATTTTTTGCTCTTCTTCAAACCGCGCCTGCTGTTCTTGCCCGTTAGTTAATTCAGAAAAACAATTGCCAATTTCTATTCCGCCTAAATAGCATTCAAATCTTTCTGTCCAGAAATTGTTTTT
This genomic window from Candidatus Paceibacterota bacterium contains:
- the efp gene encoding elongation factor P, yielding MLGPNDFKKGMVIKVNNEPFQIVDVAFVKPGKGSSFTQTKLKHLISGKVLDRNFKSGEQFDEMDLEYRNANYVYHDRNNVVFQDPKTNERITLPLETAGNRIHFMKEKIPVSLMSIDEKIFDFKIAPKVEMLVTEAMPAIKGNTATGAMKTVKIETGYEINVPLFIKEGDTIRINSDTGEYVERVN